From one Candidatus Limnocylindrales bacterium genomic stretch:
- a CDS encoding beta-ketoacyl-ACP synthase III, with protein MTTSSASNDSLPARSHILGAGFEVPRTVVTNDDLSKILDTDDAWIQQRSGIRERHYVDDAEGSAPLAEKAARTAIAKAGIEAADIDLILCGTLSPDVDFPGNSAFLQERLGLAGRPAFDVRNQCSGFLYMLAIADQYIRTGGARYVLVVGSEVHSSGLEFADRSRHVTVLFGDGAGAVVVGPSPSPDRGLLTINLHSEGAYAEKLCLLGPGSLHKPRLAADWTPADIYGWPQMDGRFVFRHAVTRMTECIEEALAAAGRTKEDIAMILPHQANLRINQLVAMGLGFDDDRMANNIDRYGNTTAATIPILLTETWDAGRLHEGDLVCLAAFGAGFTWGAALYSW; from the coding sequence ATGACGACGTCCAGCGCAAGCAACGATTCCCTGCCGGCCCGTTCGCATATCCTCGGCGCCGGATTCGAAGTTCCGCGCACGGTGGTCACCAACGACGATCTGTCGAAAATCCTCGACACCGACGACGCGTGGATTCAGCAGCGCAGCGGCATCCGCGAGCGCCACTACGTGGACGACGCCGAAGGCAGCGCTCCGCTGGCCGAAAAAGCCGCACGCACGGCCATCGCGAAGGCCGGCATCGAGGCGGCTGACATCGACCTGATCCTTTGCGGCACGCTCAGCCCGGACGTCGATTTCCCCGGCAACTCCGCCTTCCTTCAGGAGCGGCTCGGCCTCGCCGGACGTCCCGCGTTCGACGTGCGCAACCAGTGTTCGGGCTTTCTGTACATGCTCGCGATTGCCGACCAGTACATCCGCACCGGCGGCGCACGCTACGTGCTCGTCGTCGGCAGCGAAGTGCATTCGAGCGGTCTCGAGTTTGCCGACCGCAGCCGTCACGTCACCGTGCTGTTCGGTGACGGTGCAGGCGCCGTCGTCGTCGGCCCGTCGCCGTCGCCCGATCGCGGGCTGCTCACGATCAATCTGCACAGCGAGGGGGCGTACGCCGAAAAGCTCTGCCTGCTCGGACCGGGCTCGCTGCACAAGCCGCGCCTGGCGGCAGACTGGACGCCCGCCGACATCTACGGCTGGCCGCAGATGGACGGCCGTTTCGTGTTCCGCCACGCGGTCACGCGCATGACCGAATGCATCGAGGAAGCGCTCGCCGCTGCCGGCAGGACGAAAGAAGACATCGCGATGATTCTTCCGCATCAGGCCAACCTGCGCATCAACCAGCTCGTCGCGATGGGTCTCGGCTTCGACGACGACCGCATGGCCAACAACATCGACCGTTACGGAAACACGACCGCGGCGACGATTCCGATTCTTCTTACCGAGACGTGGGACGCGGGCCGTCTGCACGAGGGCGACCTGGTGTGCCTTGCAGCGTTCGGCGCGGGCTTCACCTGGGGCGCCGCGCTTTATTCCTGGTAG
- a CDS encoding dihydroorotate dehydrogenase, with translation MAVDLRTTVGDLELATPVIAASGTFGYGVEYDGLVDWPLFGGISVKGLSADPSKGHAAPRMVETPGGMLNAIGLQNIGAEAFLRDKLPRLRTFGPRVIVNCWGNTTADFERVVDALGSADGIDALELNLSCPHKHEWGGVLAADPATTRTVIAAVRKRTRRRLWVKLSPNVTDIVEIAKVVEGEGADAVTLINTLRGLAIDVDSRRPSLANGSGGLSGPAIKPVALYMVWQTARAIGIPVIGAGGIVCGRDAAEFLMAGARAVEIGTVSLYEPNAGARIARELADVVAGLGEPSVAAIIGSLQA, from the coding sequence GTGGCCGTAGATTTGCGAACGACCGTCGGCGATCTCGAGCTTGCGACGCCCGTGATCGCGGCATCGGGAACGTTCGGTTACGGCGTCGAGTACGATGGGCTCGTCGACTGGCCGCTGTTCGGCGGCATCTCCGTCAAGGGCCTGTCGGCGGATCCATCCAAAGGCCATGCCGCTCCGCGCATGGTGGAAACTCCCGGCGGCATGCTCAATGCGATCGGCCTTCAGAACATCGGAGCCGAGGCGTTCCTTCGTGACAAGCTGCCGCGCCTTCGCACGTTCGGTCCGCGCGTCATCGTCAACTGCTGGGGCAACACCACGGCCGACTTCGAGCGCGTCGTCGACGCGCTCGGCTCGGCCGACGGCATCGATGCGCTCGAGCTCAATCTGTCGTGTCCGCACAAGCACGAGTGGGGCGGGGTGCTGGCGGCCGATCCTGCAACGACGCGCACGGTGATCGCGGCGGTGCGAAAGCGCACGCGCCGAAGACTGTGGGTCAAGCTTTCGCCGAACGTGACCGACATCGTCGAGATCGCAAAAGTCGTCGAAGGCGAGGGCGCCGATGCGGTCACGCTCATCAACACGCTGCGCGGCCTCGCGATCGACGTCGACAGCCGCCGGCCGTCGCTGGCCAACGGGAGCGGCGGACTCTCGGGGCCCGCCATCAAGCCGGTCGCGCTGTACATGGTCTGGCAGACTGCGCGCGCGATCGGGATCCCCGTGATCGGCGCCGGCGGCATCGTCTGCGGCCGTGATGCGGCAGAATTCCTGATGGCCGGCGCGCGCGCCGTCGAGATCGGGACCGTGTCGCTCTACGAGCCGAATGCCGGTGCCCGCATCGCGCGCGAGCTTGCCGACGTCGTTGCCGGGCTCGGCGAGCCGTCGGTCGCTGCCATCATCGGCTCGCTTCAGGCCTGA
- the ispD gene encoding 2-C-methyl-D-erythritol 4-phosphate cytidylyltransferase, with translation MKVALIVPAAGSGERLGRGAPKALVEVGGVPLVRLTLERLASSATFVETIVLAPAPALEALERAIADLPPSLGSVRVLPGGASRQLSVAAGCRALAAGAEIVCIHDAARPLVSRRTVVDVLDAAFRSGAATAACRPSDSVREDLPGGSSVARDRSRLWLVETPQAFRRGLLQKAHEAAAGQNESYTDDASLVEAGGQPIHIVESIGRNLKITTAADLILAAELLNRSSSS, from the coding sequence GTGAAAGTCGCGCTCATCGTTCCTGCGGCCGGAAGCGGCGAGCGACTCGGTCGCGGCGCTCCGAAGGCGCTCGTCGAAGTCGGCGGCGTGCCGCTCGTGCGGCTCACGCTCGAGCGGCTTGCGAGCTCGGCCACGTTCGTCGAAACCATTGTGCTCGCTCCCGCTCCGGCTCTCGAAGCTCTCGAGCGTGCGATCGCCGATCTGCCGCCTTCGCTCGGGTCGGTCCGCGTGCTGCCCGGCGGCGCTTCACGACAGCTGTCGGTGGCTGCCGGCTGCAGGGCGCTGGCGGCCGGCGCCGAGATCGTCTGCATTCACGACGCCGCCCGTCCGCTGGTTTCGCGCCGCACCGTCGTCGATGTGCTCGACGCGGCGTTCCGGTCCGGGGCCGCAACGGCGGCGTGTCGCCCGTCCGACAGCGTGCGCGAAGACCTGCCCGGCGGATCGTCGGTTGCGCGCGACCGGTCGCGGTTGTGGCTCGTCGAGACTCCGCAGGCGTTCCGCCGCGGGCTGCTTCAGAAGGCGCACGAAGCAGCGGCCGGGCAGAACGAATCGTACACCGACGACGCTTCGCTCGTCGAAGCCGGCGGACAGCCGATTCACATCGTCGAATCGATCGGACGCAACCTGAAGATCACGACGGCCGCGGACCTGATTCTCGCGGCGGAACTGCTGAATCGATCGTCGTCTTCGTGA
- a CDS encoding CarD family transcriptional regulator, which produces MEYKVGDKVVYPAHGVGIIEEVETRTISGNNAMFYSLRIIDSDMKIMIPTSKCKSVGLRRVIGKDMVTKVYKVLREKRVTVDQATWNRRYREYTEKIKTGSVLEIAEVLRDLFMLKGDKELSFGERKMLDTARNLLVKELAIAKSNTEENIMEELKTIFGH; this is translated from the coding sequence TTGGAATACAAGGTCGGAGACAAGGTCGTCTATCCCGCTCATGGGGTCGGAATCATTGAGGAAGTCGAGACGCGCACCATCTCGGGGAACAACGCGATGTTCTATTCCCTGCGCATCATCGACTCCGACATGAAGATCATGATCCCGACCAGCAAGTGCAAGTCGGTGGGTCTTCGCCGGGTGATCGGCAAGGACATGGTCACCAAGGTCTACAAAGTCCTTCGGGAAAAGCGTGTAACCGTCGACCAGGCCACATGGAACCGGCGCTACCGCGAGTACACCGAGAAGATCAAGACCGGCTCCGTCCTCGAGATCGCCGAGGTCCTTCGTGACCTGTTCATGCTCAAGGGCGACAAGGAGCTGTCGTTCGGCGAGCGCAAAATGCTCGACACCGCCCGCAATCTCCTCGTCAAGGAACTCGCCATCGCGAAGTCCAACACCGAGGAGAACATCATGGAAGAGCTCAAGACCATCTTCGGTCACTGA